DNA from Aquaspirillum sp. LM1:
CCAGGTGAGCCTGAACGTGGGCGAGGGGCAAATTGTCACCGTGATCGGCCCCAACGGTGCCGGCAAGACCACCACGTTGTCGGCCATCATGGGCCTGTTGCCCTCGCGCGGCCAGGTGAGCTTTGATGGCCAGGTGGAAGGCGTGCCGGAAGTGGAGCGCATGGTGGTGCGCGGCATGAATCTGGTGCCGGAAAAACGCGAGCTGTTTGGCAGCATGACCATTGAGGACAACCTGCTGCTGGGCGCGTTTCAGCGCCACCGCCATGGCCACCGCGACCACGCCGACACCATGGAAGAAGTGTACAGCCTGTTTCCCCGGCTGAAAGAACGCCGCCTCCAGCAGGCTGGCACCATGTCGGGCGGCGAGCGGCAGATGCTGGCAGTGGGCCGTGCGCTGATGGCCAAGCCCAAGCTGCTGATGCTGGACGAACCCAGCCTGGGCCTGGCCCCGCTGATTGTGCGCGAAATCTTTCGCATCATCGCCGAGCTGCGCCGGCGTGGGGTGTCGATCCTGCTGGTGGAGCAAAACGCCCGCGCCGCGCTGCAAGTGGCCGACATATGCCTATGTGCTGGAAAACGGCAGCGTGAAAATGGAAGGCGACGCCACCGCGCTGCGCAACGACCCCCGGGTGATCGAAAGCTATCTGGGCCTGGCCAGCAAGCATCAGGACATGCTGGCCAGCTAGGGAAACACTGAAAAAAACTGCCATCCCGCCCATTCCCTGCCAAGGAGCGTTACACCATGCATGCCCTTCAAGTGCTTGCCGACGAACACCAGTCTCTGGCCGCCATCCTGCATGCCCTGCATTTCATGCTCAAGGAAATTGCCGCTGGCCGGCTGCAGCCCGACATGGCCCTGCTGCGTGCCATGGTCCACTACCTGGACGCTTACCCAACCGAATGCCACCACCCGCGCGAAGAGCGCCTGCTGTTTGCCCGGCTGCGCGCACGCACCCAGGCTGGCGACGCCCTGCTGGCCGAGCTGGCCGCCCGCCATGGCGAAACCAGCGTGCGCGCCCAGGCCCTGCGTGCTGCGCTGGACGCCTATTGCGCCCAGCCGCACGAGGTTGGCCCGCTCAGCGTTGCCTTTGACGCCTACGCCACCTTTTACCGCAGCCTGATGCTGCAGGAAGAGCAACAGCTGCTGCCCTTGCTGCGCCAGCATCTGCTGGCCGACGACTGGGCAGCGATGGACGTGGCACTGGCTGAAGCGCCGGCGGAATTCACCGCGCTGTTTTCCCGCCTGGTGGCTGCTGCACCGCCGCCGGTGGGGCTGGGCATTGGCCCCTACCCTGATGACTTTCCCCCTGTCCGACCAAGGAATGCCCCGATGAGCGAATCTGTCCTGACCGAAGCCGCCACCAGCCGTTTTGTCCGCATCCGCGAAGGTGAGCTGGACCTGCAACTGCACTACAACGATGCCGGCAGCGGCAGCGAAACCGTGGTGATGCTGCACGGCTCCGGCCCCGGTGCCAGTGGCTGGGCCAACTTCAACCGCAATGTCGAACCGCTGGTGGCCGCTGGCTACCGGGTGATTCTGATGGATTGCCCCGGCTGGAGCAAAAGCGACCCGATTATCTGCACTGGCTCGCGCTCGGAACTCAATG
Protein-coding regions in this window:
- a CDS encoding alpha/beta fold hydrolase, whose translation is MHALQVLADEHQSLAAILHALHFMLKEIAAGRLQPDMALLRAMVHYLDAYPTECHHPREERLLFARLRARTQAGDALLAELAARHGETSVRAQALRAALDAYCAQPHEVGPLSVAFDAYATFYRSLMLQEEQQLLPLLRQHLLADDWAAMDVALAEAPAEFTALFSRLVAAAPPPVGLGIGPYPDDFPPVRPRNAPMSESVLTEAATSRFVRIREGELDLQLHYNDAGSGSETVVMLHGSGPGASGWANFNRNVEPLVAAGYRVILMDCPGWSKSDPIICTGSRSELNARALKGLLDAIGLARVHIIGNSMGGHSAVAFALAYPERVGKLVLMGGGTGGPSQSVPMPTEGIKLLQALYREPSIENLKKMMAVFVFDSSSLTEALFQARLDNMLARRDHLENFVKSLAANPKQFTDYGPRLGEIAAPTLIIWGRDDRFVPMDIGLRLLWGLPNAQLHIFNRCGHWAQWEHADAFNRMVADFLMH